In Daucus carota subsp. sativus chromosome 4, DH1 v3.0, whole genome shotgun sequence, one DNA window encodes the following:
- the LOC108219539 gene encoding transcription factor TGA1 isoform X2: protein MASPSTQFATARRMGIYDTLHQISMWEDVLGGGVSPETCTSPNMKEDARLINKTEYTSQESLGPSSDNQAAKILSEKLQRRLAQNREAARKSRLRKKAYVQQLETSRLKLAQLEQDLDRTRQQGVYTGGALNMGNAGFSSTMNSDAGLITFGMEYELWLEEQEKMNCELKNMLQAHISDAQLRMFVESGLNHYADLFRMKADAARCNVFYLMSGMWRTTVERIFLWIGGFRPSEILKIIRPQLEPLTEQQLASVSSLRHSCQQAEDALSQGMEKLQQTLTQCVTDSSSGLSNYNCQMVTAMERLDSLESFMIQADHLRQQTLQQMFHILTVRQAARGLVAFGEYFQRLRAISSLWDARSHQHT from the exons ATGGCGTCTCCATCAACTCAATTTGCCACGGCGAGGAGGATGGGAATTTATGATACACTTCACCAGATTAGTATGTGGGAGGACGTGTTGGGAGGCGGTGTTAGTCCAGAAACATGTACATCTCCGAATATGAAAGAAGATGCAAGGCTGATTAACAAG ACCGAGTATACCTCTCAGGAATCTCTAGGCCCTTCGTCAGATAATCAAGCAGCAAAAATATTATCTGAAAAG TTGCAAAGGCGGCTAGCACAAAATCGTGAAGCTGCACGTAAAAGTCGTTTAAGAAAGAAG GCTTATGTTCAACAATTAGAAACAAGCCGTCTAAAATTGGCCCAACTGGAGCAGGATCTTGATCGAACTAGGCAGCAG GGTGTGTACACTGGGGGTGCACTTAATATGGGCAATGCTGGATTTTCGAGTACAATGAATTCAG ATGCAGGACTGATCACATTTGGTATGGAATATGAGCTCTGGCTAGAAGAACAAGAAAAGATGAACTGTGAACTTAAAAATATGTTGCAAGCCCACATAAGTGATGCACAGCTTCGCATGTTTGTTGAGAGTGGCTTAAACCATTATGCTGATCTTTTCCGAATGAAAGCAGATGCTGCAAGGTGTAATGTCTTTTATCTAATGTCCGGCATGTGGAGAACAACAGTGGAGCGGATCTTCCTCTGGATCGGAGGATTTCGCCCATCTGAGATTCTTAAA ATTATCAGGCCCCAACTCGAGCCACTGACTGAGCAACAGCTTGCAAGTGTTAGTAGTCTGCGCCACTCATGTCAGCAAGCAGAAGATGCTCTCTCGCAAGGAATGGAAAAACTTCAGCAGACTCTGACCCAATGTGTTACTGATAGTTCTTCAGGTTTATCAAACTACAACTGTCAGATGGTTACCGCCATGGAGAGGTTGGACTCATTAGAGAGCTTCATGATACAG GCAGATCATCTTCGCCAGCAAACTCTGCAGCAAATGTTCCACATCTTAACTGTTCGCCAAGCAGCTCGAGGACTGGTTGCTTTTGGGGAATACTTTCAGCGTCTTCGTGCTATAAGTTCACTTTGGGATGCTCGATCTCATCAACATACTTAG
- the LOC108219539 gene encoding transcription factor TGA1 isoform X1, which produces MNSMASPSTQFATARRMGIYDTLHQISMWEDVLGGGVSPETCTSPNMKEDARLINKTEYTSQESLGPSSDNQAAKILSEKLQRRLAQNREAARKSRLRKKAYVQQLETSRLKLAQLEQDLDRTRQQGVYTGGALNMGNAGFSSTMNSDAGLITFGMEYELWLEEQEKMNCELKNMLQAHISDAQLRMFVESGLNHYADLFRMKADAARCNVFYLMSGMWRTTVERIFLWIGGFRPSEILKIIRPQLEPLTEQQLASVSSLRHSCQQAEDALSQGMEKLQQTLTQCVTDSSSGLSNYNCQMVTAMERLDSLESFMIQADHLRQQTLQQMFHILTVRQAARGLVAFGEYFQRLRAISSLWDARSHQHT; this is translated from the exons ATGAACAG TATGGCGTCTCCATCAACTCAATTTGCCACGGCGAGGAGGATGGGAATTTATGATACACTTCACCAGATTAGTATGTGGGAGGACGTGTTGGGAGGCGGTGTTAGTCCAGAAACATGTACATCTCCGAATATGAAAGAAGATGCAAGGCTGATTAACAAG ACCGAGTATACCTCTCAGGAATCTCTAGGCCCTTCGTCAGATAATCAAGCAGCAAAAATATTATCTGAAAAG TTGCAAAGGCGGCTAGCACAAAATCGTGAAGCTGCACGTAAAAGTCGTTTAAGAAAGAAG GCTTATGTTCAACAATTAGAAACAAGCCGTCTAAAATTGGCCCAACTGGAGCAGGATCTTGATCGAACTAGGCAGCAG GGTGTGTACACTGGGGGTGCACTTAATATGGGCAATGCTGGATTTTCGAGTACAATGAATTCAG ATGCAGGACTGATCACATTTGGTATGGAATATGAGCTCTGGCTAGAAGAACAAGAAAAGATGAACTGTGAACTTAAAAATATGTTGCAAGCCCACATAAGTGATGCACAGCTTCGCATGTTTGTTGAGAGTGGCTTAAACCATTATGCTGATCTTTTCCGAATGAAAGCAGATGCTGCAAGGTGTAATGTCTTTTATCTAATGTCCGGCATGTGGAGAACAACAGTGGAGCGGATCTTCCTCTGGATCGGAGGATTTCGCCCATCTGAGATTCTTAAA ATTATCAGGCCCCAACTCGAGCCACTGACTGAGCAACAGCTTGCAAGTGTTAGTAGTCTGCGCCACTCATGTCAGCAAGCAGAAGATGCTCTCTCGCAAGGAATGGAAAAACTTCAGCAGACTCTGACCCAATGTGTTACTGATAGTTCTTCAGGTTTATCAAACTACAACTGTCAGATGGTTACCGCCATGGAGAGGTTGGACTCATTAGAGAGCTTCATGATACAG GCAGATCATCTTCGCCAGCAAACTCTGCAGCAAATGTTCCACATCTTAACTGTTCGCCAAGCAGCTCGAGGACTGGTTGCTTTTGGGGAATACTTTCAGCGTCTTCGTGCTATAAGTTCACTTTGGGATGCTCGATCTCATCAACATACTTAG
- the LOC108217868 gene encoding probable rhamnogalacturonate lyase B, with translation MSSDDGVKLVIQDRHVTMDNGILQVTISKPKGMVTGVSYNGIDNLLEIRNDETNRGYWDVVWSPPGSSGTTGTFERIKGTEFSVLVETEDQVELSFSRTWDASHRNLAPLGVDKRFVMLRGSSGFYSYAIFKHLEEWPGLNLDETRIAFKLRKDMFHYMAMADNRQRFMPLPDDRLPHRGVPLAYPEAVLLVDPLEPEFKGEVDDKYQYSCENKDLRVHGWISTDQSVGFWQITASDEFRTGGPVKQNLTSHVGPITLAMFVSAHYAGSDLVPKFQQGEFWKKVYGPVFIYLNKNDGLDPLALWNDAKTQMSIEVESWPYNFPASEDFPSKDLRGNVFGRLIVRDTYISETDLSAKGAYVGVASPGDVGSWQRECKDYQFWTQADENGYFSINNIRAGDYNLYGWVPSILGDYKYDDHIIDITAGCNIDLGELVYEPPRKGPTLWDIGIPSRSAAEFYVPDPNPKYINKLFINHPDRFRQYGLWERYAELYPDADLVYTVGESDYAKDWFFAHVTRKMDDKTYEGTTWQIRFNLDEVTYDETYTLRLALASAAQAELQVRVNDPSMEAVFTSGLIGGDNAIARHGIHGLYWLYAVEILGNKLNEGENTIYLTQASSTGPFQGIMYDYIRFEAPSDII, from the exons ATGTCTTCTGATGATGGTGTTAAGTTAGTTATTCAAGATCGACAT GTGACGATGGATAATGGTATACTCCAGGTAACAATTTCGAAGCCTAAGGGCATGGTCACAGGAGTGTCGTATAATGGCATCGACAATTTGCTGGAAATCCGCAATGATGAGACTAACAGAGG GTACTGGGATGTTGTGTGGAGTCCTCCAGGTAGTAGTGGCACGACAGGAACATTTGAAAG AATTAAAGGGACAGAGTTCAGTGTTCTTGTGGAAACTGAAGATCAAGTGGAGCTGTCTTTTTCAAGAACATGGGACGCCTCTCACAGAAATCTTGCCCCTTTAGGCGTAGATAAAAG GTTTGTGATGCTACGTGGTTCATCGGGTTTTTACTCCTATGCCATTTTCAAGCATTTAGAGGAATGGCCAGGGCTAAACCTCGACGAAACAAGGATTGCTTTTAAACTCAGGAAGGACAT GTTTCACTACATGGCAATGGCTGATAATAGGCAAAGATTTATGCCACTGCCAGATGACCGGTTACCACACAGAGGGGTTCCCTTGGCCTATCCAGAAGCAGTCCTCTTAGTCGATCCCCTGGAACCCGAGTTCAAAGGAGAA GTGGATGACAAATATCAGTACTCTTGTGAGAACAAAGATTTGAGAGTTCACGGGTGGATCTCTACTGACCAATCCGTCGGCTTCTGGCAAATCACAGCCAGTGATGAGTTTCGGACTGGTGGACCTGTCAAACAGAACCTCACGTCTCACGTTGGTCCCATTACACTTGCA ATGTTTGTAAGTGCTCACTATGCTGGAAGTGATTTGGTGCCTAAGTTCCAACAAGGGGAGTTTTGGAAGAAAGTTTATGGCCCCGTATTCATCTATCTTAATAAAAATGATGGTCTCGACCCCCTTGCACTCTGGAACGATGCCAAAACGCAG atgTCGATTGAAGTGGAAAGCTGGCCTTACAACTTTCCTGCTTCAGAAGATTTTCCTTCAAAAGACCTGCGTGGCAATGTATTTGGAAGATTGATAGTCCGTGACAC GTACATCAGTGAAACTGATTTATCAGCAAAGGGTGCTTATGTCGGAGTAGCCTCGCCAGGAGATGTAGGTTCTTGGCAAAGAGAATGCAAG GATTATCAGTTCTGGACCCAAGCAGATGAAAATGGTTATTTCTCAATTAACAACATTCGTGCTGGTGATTACAATTTATATGGATGGGTTCCTTCTATTCTGGGAGATTACAAATACGATGATCATATCATAGACATCACTGCAG GCTGCAATATTGATTTGGGTGAGCTTGTATATGAGCCTCCAAGAAAGGGGCCGACATTATGGGATATAGGCATCCCTAGCCGTTCAGCTGCTGAGTTCTATGTTCCTGATCCGAACCCCAAATATATCAATAAGTTGTTCATTAATCACCCTGACAG atttagACAGTATGGATTATGGGAAAGATATGCAGAGTTATATCCAGACGCGGACCTGGTTTACACAGTTGGCGAGAGCGACTATGCAAAAGACTGGTTCTTTGCTCATGTTACTAG GAAAATGGATGATAAAACATATGAAGGAACTACGTGGCAGATCAGATTTAACCTCGACGAGGTAACTTATGACGAGACTTACACACTGAGGCTGGCATTGGCATCTGCAGCTCAAGCAGAATTGCAG GTAAGAGTTAACGATCCGAGTATGGAAGCAGTGTTTACGAGTGGATTGATCGGAGGGGATAATGCAATAGCAAGACATGGAATACATGGGTTGTATTGGCTCTACGCAGTTGAAATACTGGGGAATAAGCTTAATGAAGGGGAGAATACAATATATTTGACACAAGCATCAAGTACTGGTCCTTTTCAAGGCATCATGTATGATTATATTCGGTTTGAAGCACCTTCGGACATTATATGA
- the LOC108215907 gene encoding rhamnogalacturonate lyase B-like, producing the protein MQKIYFSLYIFCIYLNSFVSSAAVELHVSDDQVVMYNDFLQLTFTKPAGHIIGIQYNGIDNLLELHNPELNGGFWDLNWSDPESTQTRGKFDMINGTNFEIILQNEEQVELSFKRTWDSSFEDEHSPLEIDKRFIMLSGSSGFYSYAIYEHREDMPSFSLNEARLVFMLTKEKFHYMAMADNRQRFMPLPDDRLPGRGQELAYPEAVLLVNPVEPEFTGEVDDKYQYMCENKDNKVHGWISLDPLVGFWQITPSNEFRTCGPLKQDLTSHVGPVNLAMFVSAHYGGVDVVLNFKSGEPWKKVFGPVFIFLNTSSDKENAVPVLWENAKEQMRTEVQSWPYHFPLSEDFPQSDQRGSISGTLLVDDSYVSNDHILAVGAHVGLAPPGEVGSFQREGKGYQFWTNTNDEGHFHIENIRPGVYNLYAWFPGFIGDFRWEKLITVTQGGSIDVGTLVYKPPRDGPTLWEIGTPDRSAAEFFVPDPDPKYINKLYVNHPDKFRQYGLWERYADLYPDKDLVYTVGISQYHKDWFYAQVTRKVDNDLYTGTTWQIKFQLEKVDQAGVYKLRLALASATFSILEVRVNDEEANPPVFSTGSIGKDNAIARHGIHGLYWLFNVDIHSTQLFEGENTIFLKQANGSKFQFGVMYDYIRLEGPALSSEN; encoded by the exons ATGCAGAAAATCTATTTCAGCTTGTATATTTTCTGTATTTACTTAAATTCCTTTGTGTCAAGTGCAGCAGTAGAATTGCATGTTTCAGATGATCAA GTGGTGATGTATAACGACTTCCTTCAACTCACATTTACGAAGCCAGCAGGTCACATCATTGGAATTCAATATAATGGAATCGACAATTTGCTAGAGCTTCACAATCCAGAGTTGAATGGAGG GTTCTGGGACCTTAATTGGAGTGACCCTGAAAGTACACAAACAAGAGGAAAATTTGATAT GATAAACGGAACAAACTTTGAGATTATTCTGCAGAATGAAGAACAGGTAGAACTCTCATTCAAAAGAACATGGGATTCGTCATTCGAGGATGAGCATTCCCCTCTAGAGATTGATAAAAG GTTCATTATGCTGTCTGGTTCTTCAGGCTTCTACTCTTATGCCATATACGAACATCGAGAGGACATGCCTTCCTTCAGCCTCAATGAAGCAAGGCTGGTGTTTATGCTCACGAAAGAAAA GTTTCACTACATGGCAATGGCAGATAATAGACAAAGATTCATGCCTCTTCCAGATGACAGATTACCAGGAAGAGGTCAAGAATTGGCCTATCCAGAAGCGGTCCTCCTTGTTAACCCTGTGGAGCCAGAATTCACAGGCGAG GTGGATGACAAGTACCAATACATGTGTGAAAACAAAGATAATAAGGTCCATGGGTGGATATCTCTTGACCCGCTTGTAGGATTCTGGCAAATCACACCCTCTAATGAGTTCAGAACATGCGGACCTCTCAAACAGGACTTAACCTCTCATGTCGGCCCCGTGAATCTTGCT ATGTTTGTAAGTGCTCATTACGGGGGTGTGGATGTAGTGCTCAACTTCAAATCTGGTGAACCATGGAAGAAAGTCTTCGGGCctgttttcatttttcttaaCACCAGTTCAGATAAGGAGAATGCTGTTCCAGTACTCTGGGAAAATGCCAAAGAACAG ATGAGAACTGAAGTCCAAAGCTGGCCGTACCATTTCCCATTGTCAGAAGACTTCCCACAGTCTGATCAAAGGGGTAGTATCAGCGGCACCTTACTAGTTGATGACAG CTATGTCAGCAACGACCATATACTTGCAGTTGGTGCTCACGTAGGATTAGCTCCACCTGGAGAAGTCGGATCATTTCAAAGAGAAGGCAAG GGCTACCAGTTCTGGACCAACACAAATGATGAAGGCCACTTCCATATTGAGAATATCCGCCCCGGAGTTTACAATCTTTATGCATGGTTCCCTGGTTTTATTGGTGATTTCCGATGGGAAAAACTCATTACAGTAACACAAG GTGGAAGCATTGATGTAGGCACACTAGTCTACAAACCTCCAAGAGATGGACCTACCTTGTGGGAAATCGGCACTCCTGATCGCTCTGCTGCTGAATTTTTTGTTCCTGATCccgatccaaaatatataaataaactctACGTCAATCATCCTGACAA GTTCAGACAGTATGGTTTGTGGGAGAGATACGCAGACCTATATCCGGATAAAGACTTGGTCTACACAGTTGGTATTAGCCAGTATCACAAAGATTGGTTCTATGCTCAGGTGACTAG GAAAGTTGATAATGACCTGTATACTGGAACTACATGGCAAATTAAGTTTCAACTTGAAAAGGTTGATCAAGCCGGAGTCTACAAACTTCGACTGGCTCTTGCATCAGCAACGTTCTCCATATTAGAG GTACGAGTGAACGATGAAGAGGCGAATCCACCAGTCTTCTCAACTGGTTCAATAGGAAAGGACAATGCAATTGCTCGACATGGAATTCATGGACTTTACTGGTTGTTCAATGTGGATATACACTCCACTCAACTTTTCGAAGGTGAAAATACCATATTTTTAAAGCAAGCAAACGGAAGTAAGTTTCAGTTCGGGGTTATGTACGATTACATTCGTTTAGAGGGCCCTGCATTGTCCTCGGAAAATTGA
- the LOC108218175 gene encoding protein EPIDERMAL PATTERNING FACTOR 2, with the protein MKKVVCVGINVLLPLTVSFFVLIIPAKCIRLQHSMEYGKNAYNYEDRTDRQAEADTRRRNEARMEELYPTGSSLPDCSHACGPCTPCKRVMVSFKCSISVSEPCPVVYRCMCHGKFYHVPSN; encoded by the exons atgaagaaGGTTGTTTGTGTAGGAATCAATGTGCTGTTGCCTCTGACGGTTAGTTTCTTCGTGCTTATAATTCCGGCTAAATGCATCCGCCTGCAGCACT CGATGGAGTATGGAAAAAATGCATATAATTATGAAGATCGAACTGATAGGCAAGCTGAG GCGGATACCAGAAGAAGAAACGAAGCAAGGATGGAGGAGCTGTATCCGACAGGTTCGAGTCTGCCTGACTGTTCGCATGCTTGCGGTCCTTGTACTCCATGCAAGAGAGTGATGGTGAGCTTCAAGTGTTCCATCAGTGTCTCTGAACCTTGTCCTGTTGTCTACCGATGCATGTGTCATGGCAAATTCTACCATGTCCCTTCCAATTAG
- the LOC108215909 gene encoding probable rhamnogalacturonate lyase B, with amino-acid sequence MGMLLHAQDDYIVIDNGVIQITLTNPGGNLTRIQYSGIDNVLETHNKELNGGFWDLNWSEAGSRKNRGKFDTITGTSFKIIVENEKQMELSFTRPWDPSDQGEHAPLYIDKRFVILRGVSGFYSYAIYKHLKDMPAFNLNTSRIAFMLSKDKFHYMAVADNRQRYMPLPDDRLPGRGEELAYPEAVRLVDPVEPEFIGEVDDKYQYSIENKDNRVHGWICFDPPVGFWQITPSNEFRNGGPLKQDLSSHVNPTTLAIFLTSHYAGEDLLVKLGAGEEWTKVLGPVFIYLNSVPSAANALSLWEDAKEQMIKETNCWPYNFLASDDFPCSDYRGTLRGRLLVYDRYIAEFDAPAALAFVGLAAPGDAGSWQRESKGYQFWTKANECGEFTIGNVRAGSYNLFAWVPGFIGDYQCDIEICITPGCDIDMGDFVYEPPRDGPTMWEIGIPDRSAAEFYIPDPNPKYINKLYVNHPDRFRQYGLWERYAELYPDEDLVYTVGVSDYTKDWFFAQVNRKIGDRTYKTSTWQIKFEVLNIERSKNYKLRLALASAHHSDLQVRINDPEGDNPLFSTGEIGDDNAIARHGIHGLYWLFTVDIPGDQLVEGEINTIYLTQSKNSSPFQGIMYDYIRLEAPSPENTKAASY; translated from the exons ATGGGAATGCTGTTGCATGCTCAAGATGATtat ATAGTGATAGATAATGGAGTAATCCAGATCACATTAACCAACCCGGGAGGAAATCTAACCAGAATACAGTACAGCGGAATAGATAATGTACTTGAAACGCATAACAAAGAATTGAATGGCGG GTTTTGGGACCTTAACTGGAGTGAAGCTGGAAGTCGGAAGAATAGGGGGAAATTTGATAC GATTACTGGCACTAGTTTTAAGATTATAGTAGAAAATGAGAAGCAGATGGAACTCTCATTTACAAGACCATGGGATCCTTCGGATCAGGGTGAGCACGCCCCCTTGTATATAGACAAAAG GTTTGTGATATTGCGCGGCGTCTCAGGATTTTACTCCTACGCCATATATAAACATTTGAAGGATATGCCAGCCTTTAATCTCAACACGAGCAGGATAGCCTTCATGCTCAGCAAAGACAA GTTTCACTATATGGCTGTAGCAGATAACAGGCAAAGATACATGCCTCTCCCAGATGATCGGCTGCCAGGTAGAGGAGAAGAGCTAGCCTACCCTGAAGCAGTTCGACTTGTTGATCCAGTTGAGCCTGAATTTATAGGGGAG GTTGATGACAAGTACCAGTACTCCATTGAGAACAAAGATAATCGTGTTCATGGGTGGATATGCTTTGACCCACCAGTTGGATTTTGGCAGATCACACCAAGCAACGAGTTCCGCAATGGAGGGCCATTAAAACAAGATTTAAGCTCTCATGTGAATCCAACAACCCTAGCG ATATTCTTAACTTCTCATTACGCTGGAGAAGATCTTCTGGTAAAACTTGGAGCAGGGGAAGAGTGGACAAAAGTTCTTGGCCCAGTTTTTATCTATTTAAATTCTGTACCAAGTGCTGCTAATGCACTTTCCCTTTGGGAAGATGCAAAAGAACAG ATGATTAAAGAAACCAACTGCTGGCCCTATAATTTCCTAGCCTCAGATGATTTTCCCTGTTCAGATTATAGAGGCACCTTGAGGGGCAGATTGCTAGTTTACGACAG GTATATTGCTGAATTCGATGCTCCAGCAGCCCTTGCATTTGTGGGGTTGGCCGCACCAGGAGATGCTGGATCATGGCAAAGAGAAAGCAAG GGTTACCAATTTTGGACTAAAGCTAATGAATGTGGCGAATTTACCATTGGCAATGTACGTGCTGGAAGTTACAATCTTTTTGCATGGGTGCCTGGTTTTATAGGGGATTATCAATGTGATATTGAAATTTGTATAACACCAG GTTGTGACATTGACATGGGTGATTTTGTGTACGAACCTCCAAGAGATGGTCCTACGATGTGGGAAATTGGGATTCCTGATCGTTCTGCAGCAGAATTTTACATTCCTGACCCCAACCCAAAATATATCAACAAACTCTATGTCAATCATCCAGACAG GTTTAGGCAGTATGGCCTTTGGGAACGATATGCAGAATTATATCCGGATGAAGACTTAGTTTATACAGTTGGGGTTAGTGACTACACAAAAGATTGGTTCTTTGCTCAGGTCAATAG GAAAATAGGAGATAGAACTTACAAAACCAGTACATGGCAGATCAAGTTTGAAGTTCTGAACATCGAAAGATCTAAAAACTACAAATTACGGCTGGCACTTGCATCTGCACATCATTCTGATTTACAG GTAAGGATTAATGATCCTGAAGGCGACAATCCTCTGTTTTCAACTGGAGAAATCGGGGACGATAATGCAATTGCCAGGCATGGAATCCATGGGCTCTACTGGCTGTTTACTGTAGACATTCCAGGTGATCAACTAGTGGAAGGGGAAATAAACACCATATATTTGACACAATCGAAGAACAGCAGTCCTTTCCAGGGGATTATGTACGATTACATCCGTTTAGAAGCTCCTTCTCCAGAAAATACGAAAGCTGCATCTTACTAG